In Deltaproteobacteria bacterium GWC2_55_46, a single window of DNA contains:
- a CDS encoding cytidylate kinase, which translates to MKRGPVIAIDGPSGVGKTTVSRGVARKLGFRYINTGSMYRAIALAAKESWVDLKSDVVLEEFCAGVDFRYDVETGSVSVDGIDYTGRLRSQQAAELASKVSTKGSVREFLVAYQRKLAEAGNVVMEGRDIGTVVFPDADVKIFLDAPHDVRAGRRHLELVEKGVHESVEVSSEIEERDRRDSSRELSPLKMADDAIRIDTAAIGIDAVIDKVLKAVRERLSVGDHRS; encoded by the coding sequence ATGAAAAGAGGGCCTGTAATAGCGATAGACGGGCCGAGCGGCGTAGGCAAGACTACCGTAAGCAGGGGGGTCGCTCGAAAGCTCGGCTTCAGGTACATAAACACCGGGTCGATGTACAGGGCTATTGCCCTTGCCGCCAAGGAATCGTGGGTCGACCTCAAAAGCGATGTAGTCCTTGAGGAGTTTTGCGCCGGGGTCGATTTCCGGTACGACGTTGAAACCGGCTCCGTCTCGGTGGACGGCATAGACTATACCGGCAGGCTGAGGAGTCAGCAGGCCGCTGAGCTTGCCTCAAAGGTGTCGACAAAGGGGTCGGTGAGGGAGTTCCTTGTCGCCTATCAGAGAAAGCTCGCTGAAGCCGGGAATGTCGTAATGGAAGGCAGGGACATTGGCACGGTGGTATTCCCTGACGCCGACGTAAAGATTTTCCTCGATGCCCCTCATGATGTCAGGGCCGGCAGGCGCCACCTTGAGCTTGTCGAAAAGGGCGTGCATGAAAGCGTAGAAGTGAGCAGCGAAATAGAGGAGCGCGACAGGCGGGACAGCTCGCGCGAGCTGTCGCCTCTTAAGATGGCGGATGACGCGATAAGGATAGACACGGCCGCTATAGGGATAGACGCTGTAATAGATAAAGTACTTAAAGCGGTCAGGGAAAGGTTGAGCGTTGGAGATCATCGTAGCTAA
- a CDS encoding 4-hydroxy-3-methylbut-2-enyl diphosphate reductase: protein MEIIVAKSSGFCFGVKRAINMADKCASEEKGDGIYTLGPIIHNPQVVKRLEESNVFVKKSLSEIDAGTVIIRSHGVKSEEYREAREKGLNIVDATCPFVKKAQDLVSQLTEDGYEVVVVGEKDHPEVKGLISYGSKKVLVAGSIAELVDMPRVARLGIVAQTTIPMEKLEDIVSFCLHKASELKVFNTICNATSTRQTESAEMARKVDVMIVVGGKNSANTRRLAEVCLAIQPMTYHIEVAAELDHAWFSGARRVGVTSGASTPEWLIEEVVSQIGEFATK, encoded by the coding sequence TTGGAGATCATCGTAGCTAAATCATCGGGCTTCTGTTTCGGTGTCAAGAGGGCCATAAACATGGCCGACAAATGCGCCTCAGAGGAAAAAGGCGATGGCATCTATACCCTCGGCCCCATTATCCATAACCCTCAGGTCGTAAAGAGGCTTGAGGAATCTAATGTCTTCGTCAAAAAAAGCCTCTCTGAGATAGACGCGGGGACCGTCATCATAAGGTCCCACGGTGTGAAATCCGAGGAGTACAGGGAAGCAAGGGAGAAGGGGCTTAATATCGTCGACGCGACCTGCCCGTTCGTGAAAAAGGCGCAGGACCTCGTCTCTCAGCTTACCGAAGATGGCTACGAGGTCGTCGTTGTCGGCGAGAAGGACCACCCTGAGGTCAAGGGGCTCATAAGCTACGGGAGCAAGAAGGTTTTGGTGGCTGGAAGCATAGCCGAACTCGTGGATATGCCGAGGGTAGCCAGGCTGGGCATCGTCGCGCAGACTACTATTCCAATGGAAAAGCTTGAGGATATTGTCAGTTTTTGTTTACATAAGGCCTCTGAGTTAAAGGTATTCAATACGATTTGTAACGCTACGTCTACCAGGCAGACCGAAAGCGCTGAGATGGCGAGGAAGGTCGATGTGATGATAGTGGTCGGCGGCAAGAACAGCGCCAACACGAGAAGGCTCGCCGAGGTCTGTCTTGCCATACAGCCGATGACCTATCATATTGAGGTTGCGGCGGAATTGGACCATGCCTGGTTTTCCGGGGCCCGGCGGGTTGGAGTTACTTCAGGGGCGTCCACCCCTGAGTGGCTCATAGAGGAGGTAGTGAGTCAAATAGGTGAGTTTGCTACGAAATGA
- a CDS encoding 30S ribosomal protein S1 produces the protein MIGREEKSRAGDAPKSDFEELFESRIKEMQEGDITKGRVVQITQDSVMIDIGYKSEGHVPLREFLDKDGNPTVKVGDEIAVLIERREDEHGFVRLSKAKADQLKVWDKIIESHDKGVAVQGIISERIKGGFYVEIENITAFLPGSQVDLKPVRNPDKLIGQSFQFRVLKYNRRKNNVIVSRRVILEEEREVMRKTTIETIHEGTIVEGMVKNITDYGAFIDLGGIDGLVHLTDLSWGKVTHPSQVLKIGDQVKVMILKFNKEENKISLGFKQTMEDPWLKVGEKHALGQRTRGTVVNITDYGAFVEIEPGLEGLVHISEMSWTKLKHPSQKVKVGDAVEVEVLDIDPASKRISLGMKQIEANPWEEAERRYPKGTKIKGVVKNITDFGVFIGIEEGIDGLVHISDLSWKKVKHPSELFKKGQEVEAIVLNIEGANRRFSLSTKVLEKNPWQGVEDRYKPGMTVQGRVTSVADFGAFVELEEGLEGLVHVSELSRGKKRGADIKEGDIVEVEVLNVDPDDNKIGLSVREIKSHTGAEGEGTH, from the coding sequence ATGATAGGGAGAGAGGAAAAGTCCCGCGCAGGTGATGCGCCCAAATCGGATTTCGAGGAGCTTTTCGAAAGCCGCATAAAGGAGATGCAGGAAGGGGATATCACCAAGGGCAGGGTCGTCCAGATCACCCAGGACTCGGTGATGATAGATATAGGGTACAAGTCCGAAGGGCACGTCCCTTTGCGCGAGTTCCTTGACAAGGACGGGAATCCTACCGTCAAGGTAGGGGACGAGATAGCCGTCCTTATCGAAAGGCGCGAGGATGAGCATGGCTTTGTGCGTCTTTCGAAGGCAAAGGCCGACCAGCTCAAGGTCTGGGACAAGATAATAGAATCTCATGATAAGGGTGTTGCGGTCCAGGGCATCATCTCCGAGAGGATAAAAGGCGGATTTTACGTTGAGATCGAAAACATAACCGCCTTCCTGCCGGGCTCTCAGGTGGACCTCAAGCCCGTGAGGAACCCGGATAAGCTCATCGGCCAGAGCTTCCAGTTCAGGGTGCTCAAATACAACAGGCGCAAGAACAATGTCATCGTCTCAAGGAGGGTCATCCTCGAAGAGGAGAGGGAGGTCATGAGGAAGACCACCATCGAGACCATCCATGAGGGGACCATAGTCGAGGGGATGGTCAAAAACATCACCGATTACGGCGCGTTCATCGACCTCGGCGGCATCGACGGCCTCGTGCATCTTACTGACCTTTCCTGGGGCAAGGTAACCCACCCTTCACAGGTACTCAAGATAGGCGACCAGGTGAAGGTCATGATATTGAAGTTCAACAAGGAAGAGAACAAGATATCCCTCGGGTTCAAGCAGACGATGGAAGACCCGTGGCTTAAAGTCGGGGAGAAGCACGCCCTCGGCCAGAGGACCCGCGGGACTGTGGTCAATATAACCGACTACGGCGCGTTCGTCGAGATAGAGCCCGGGCTTGAAGGCCTGGTCCACATATCCGAGATGTCCTGGACCAAGCTTAAGCACCCTTCCCAGAAGGTAAAGGTAGGGGATGCGGTCGAGGTAGAGGTGCTCGACATCGACCCGGCGAGCAAGAGGATATCTCTTGGCATGAAGCAGATCGAGGCCAACCCATGGGAAGAGGCCGAGAGGCGCTATCCGAAGGGGACGAAGATAAAAGGGGTCGTCAAGAACATAACCGACTTCGGCGTCTTCATCGGCATAGAGGAGGGCATAGACGGCCTTGTGCACATCTCCGACCTTTCATGGAAAAAGGTGAAGCACCCCTCGGAGCTTTTCAAGAAGGGGCAGGAGGTCGAGGCGATCGTATTGAACATCGAGGGCGCGAACAGGAGGTTCTCGCTTTCCACGAAGGTCCTTGAGAAGAACCCGTGGCAGGGGGTCGAAGACCGCTACAAGCCCGGCATGACCGTGCAGGGGCGCGTAACGAGTGTCGCCGATTTCGGCGCGTTCGTCGAGCTTGAAGAGGGCCTTGAAGGGCTGGTGCATGTCTCGGAGCTCTCCCGCGGCAAAAAACGCGGGGCTGATATAAAAGAAGGCGATATCGTCGAGGTAGAGGTGTTGAACGTCGACCCAGATGACAACAAGATCGGCCTCTCTGTAAGGGAGATCAAAAGCCACACAGGCGCAGAGGGCGAAGGTACGCACTAA
- a CDS encoding integration host factor subunit beta, with amino-acid sequence MTKSELIEAVAAKVTNFSRKDVEIIVDTLFESMAQSMSTGDKVEIRGFGSFKIKERDGRQGRNPKSGENIFIDAKKVPFFKAGKEIRERINTGK; translated from the coding sequence ATGACCAAGAGTGAGCTGATAGAGGCTGTGGCCGCAAAGGTCACAAACTTCTCGAGGAAGGACGTCGAGATAATAGTCGACACCCTCTTCGAGTCAATGGCCCAGAGCATGTCAACGGGCGACAAGGTGGAGATACGCGGTTTCGGCAGCTTCAAGATCAAGGAGCGGGACGGCAGGCAGGGCAGGAACCCCAAGTCGGGTGAGAACATCTTCATCGACGCGAAGAAGGTCCCCTTCTTCAAGGCCGGCAAGGAGATCAGGGAAAGGATCAACACCGGCAAGTAA
- a CDS encoding HIT family hydrolase: MRQMWAPWRSEYIHAEKEAGCVFCKATAARPGEGLVLFNGSVSVVVLNKFPYNSGHLMVAPSRHVAKVEELTPEESIDMFRLIRHCTSVLTKAMNPGGFNIGMNVGKAAGAGIDDHLHMHVVPRWNGDINFMPVLSDVKVIPEHLQKTLSLLLPFFERLSD; this comes from the coding sequence ATGAGACAGATGTGGGCCCCCTGGCGTTCTGAGTACATACACGCCGAAAAGGAAGCCGGCTGCGTATTCTGCAAGGCCACGGCCGCCAGGCCAGGAGAAGGGCTCGTCCTTTTTAACGGTTCGGTCTCCGTTGTCGTACTTAACAAGTTTCCCTACAACAGCGGCCATCTTATGGTTGCACCTTCCCGGCATGTGGCGAAGGTCGAAGAGCTTACGCCGGAAGAGTCCATAGATATGTTCCGGCTGATACGCCACTGCACGTCGGTCCTCACCAAGGCCATGAACCCCGGAGGCTTCAATATAGGGATGAACGTCGGAAAGGCGGCTGGCGCCGGGATAGACGACCACCTGCACATGCACGTAGTACCCAGATGGAACGGGGATATCAACTTCATGCCGGTCCTCTCTGACGTAAAGGTCATACCAGAGCACCTCCAGAAGACCCTCTCTTTGCTCCTCCCGTTCTTCGAACGCCTGAGCGATTAA
- a CDS encoding isocitrate dehydrogenase (NADP(+)): MSMKIIYTAVDEAPALATYSLLPIIKAFTGAAGIDVETRDISLSGRIIANFPENITDGQRIPDELAELGELTLKPEANIIKLPNISASIPQLKAAIKELQEKGYKVPDYPEDPKNDVEKEIKARYGKVLGSAVNPVLREGNSDRRAAASVKNFAKKNPHKMGAWTPESKTHVAHMTGGDFYGSEKSVTVDQAGVVRIEFAGKDGKTTVLKEKTSLKAGEVIDAAVMSRKALRKFFEEQIEDAKKNGVLFSLHLKGTMMKVSDPIMFGHAVTVFFKDVFEKHAAVFNELGVNPNNGLGDVYAKIAKLPEAHRGAIEADIKACYKTRPEVAMVNSDKGITNLHVPSDVIVDASMPAMIRESGRMWGPDGKLHDTKAAIPDRCYAGVYKEVINDCKKHGAFDPRTMGSVPNVGLMAQKAEEYGSHDKTFQVPGDGAVRVVDATGKVLIEQKVEEGDIFRMCQAKDAPIQDWVKLAVSRARATGAPAIFWLDKNRAHDAELIKKAERYLKDHDTKGLDIRIMTPEEATSFSLERIRAGKDTISVTGNVLRDYLTDLFPILELGTSAKMLSIVPLMNGGGLFETGAGGSAPKHVQQFLEEGYLRWDSLGEFLALGVSLEHLANTLKNKKAQVLADTLDQAIGKILDNNKSPARKVGELDNRGSHFYLTLYWAQALAEQGNDKDLQARFSKAAKGLAENEAKIVGELNGAQGKPQDIGGYYRPDFAKASKAMRPSATFNSIVDAI, from the coding sequence ATGTCCATGAAGATTATCTATACAGCGGTCGATGAGGCGCCGGCGCTGGCGACTTACTCGCTTCTCCCCATCATCAAGGCGTTCACCGGGGCGGCAGGCATCGATGTCGAGACAAGGGATATCTCCTTGTCTGGAAGGATCATAGCGAACTTCCCGGAAAACATCACCGATGGGCAGAGGATCCCTGATGAGCTTGCGGAACTCGGTGAGCTCACGCTCAAGCCGGAAGCCAACATAATCAAGCTACCCAATATCAGCGCGTCCATCCCGCAGTTGAAGGCCGCTATCAAGGAGCTGCAGGAGAAGGGTTATAAGGTCCCGGACTATCCTGAGGACCCGAAAAACGACGTTGAGAAGGAAATAAAGGCCAGGTACGGCAAGGTCCTCGGGAGCGCCGTAAACCCGGTGCTGAGGGAAGGGAACTCGGACCGCAGGGCGGCGGCCTCAGTAAAGAACTTCGCGAAGAAAAACCCGCACAAGATGGGCGCTTGGACCCCTGAGTCAAAGACCCATGTGGCGCACATGACGGGCGGGGATTTTTACGGCAGTGAAAAGTCCGTGACCGTAGACCAGGCCGGGGTCGTAAGGATCGAGTTCGCGGGCAAGGACGGAAAGACAACGGTCCTCAAGGAGAAGACGTCGCTTAAGGCCGGCGAGGTCATAGACGCCGCTGTCATGAGCCGCAAGGCGCTCCGCAAGTTCTTCGAAGAGCAGATCGAGGACGCGAAGAAAAATGGCGTGCTCTTTTCATTGCACTTGAAGGGCACGATGATGAAGGTCTCGGACCCCATCATGTTCGGCCATGCCGTTACCGTCTTCTTCAAGGACGTCTTCGAGAAGCACGCCGCCGTATTCAATGAGCTTGGAGTGAACCCGAACAACGGGCTCGGGGACGTCTACGCCAAGATAGCGAAGCTCCCAGAGGCGCACAGGGGCGCGATAGAGGCCGACATCAAGGCCTGCTACAAGACGCGCCCTGAGGTCGCCATGGTGAACTCAGACAAGGGCATCACCAACCTGCATGTCCCCAGCGACGTCATCGTCGACGCCTCGATGCCAGCCATGATCCGTGAATCCGGGAGGATGTGGGGGCCTGACGGCAAGCTCCACGACACCAAGGCGGCGATACCCGACAGGTGCTACGCTGGCGTCTATAAGGAAGTTATAAACGATTGTAAAAAACACGGCGCATTTGACCCGCGGACGATGGGCAGCGTCCCGAACGTCGGCCTCATGGCGCAGAAGGCTGAAGAGTACGGCTCGCACGACAAGACCTTCCAGGTGCCGGGTGACGGAGCGGTCAGGGTCGTCGACGCAACTGGCAAGGTATTGATCGAGCAGAAGGTGGAAGAGGGCGATATCTTCCGCATGTGCCAGGCTAAAGACGCGCCGATACAGGACTGGGTGAAGCTTGCCGTCTCGAGAGCAAGGGCCACCGGCGCGCCAGCTATTTTCTGGCTCGACAAGAACAGGGCTCACGACGCTGAGCTTATAAAGAAGGCCGAGCGCTACCTCAAGGACCACGATACCAAAGGGCTCGATATAAGGATCATGACCCCCGAAGAGGCCACCAGCTTCTCCCTTGAGCGCATAAGGGCCGGCAAGGACACCATATCGGTTACCGGCAACGTGCTCAGAGACTACCTCACCGACCTCTTTCCGATCCTCGAGCTTGGGACCAGCGCGAAGATGCTCTCCATCGTGCCCCTCATGAACGGCGGCGGTCTTTTTGAAACAGGCGCGGGCGGGTCTGCCCCAAAGCACGTCCAGCAGTTCCTTGAAGAAGGGTATTTGAGGTGGGACTCACTCGGCGAGTTCCTCGCCCTCGGTGTATCGCTTGAGCACCTGGCGAATACGTTGAAGAACAAAAAGGCGCAGGTACTCGCCGACACGCTCGACCAGGCGATAGGCAAGATACTGGACAACAACAAGTCCCCGGCCCGCAAGGTAGGCGAGCTTGACAACCGGGGAAGCCATTTCTATCTCACGCTCTACTGGGCCCAGGCGCTTGCCGAACAGGGCAACGACAAGGACCTTCAGGCCCGTTTCTCGAAAGCGGCCAAAGGGCTTGCGGAGAACGAGGCGAAGATAGTGGGAGAGCTCAACGGAGCGCAGGGCAAGCCGCAGGATATCGGCGGCTACTACAGGCCGGATTTCGCGAAGGCCTCAAAGGCCATGCGCCCAAGCGCGACGTTTAACTCGATAGTGGACGCGATCTGA
- a CDS encoding carboxylate--amine ligase, with amino-acid sequence MQLTGLYWGNKLLRRVEYPHAEVLGPEASVDDIKDLIKRCGQVFIKPIFKGGVGKKGKAGLIGRAKDISTALKEKERLYFIEHTFGHTSVKADGVTFEGGVPAEHEVYFSISDSTLFRAPMMTITHHGGMDIEELPKDKIREIPFDPLTGLKSFHISNALTELGAPGEIISPLVQNLPKLWTLYNNYGMSMLELNPIRMMPDSKGRLTPVACDFKCSFDIDNPAWKRLDLPAHLFASDYSEFEQEINQLRTYQGQSDVFVINPKGTITAPTFGGGANALVTELLGERATISSDFGGNPPYEKMFQISRIVFKHWIRQSNVLFIIGGKANNTDIFETFRAMADALRDNFNTNGPTPLYVVIGRGGPNLIRGMAYMRDTLDNLKLPYRIFGHDSAMSEVVNYALNVDKWMEKDGRTQLAKAMGLEADTSAKAVAAAR; translated from the coding sequence ATGCAGCTTACAGGCCTTTACTGGGGCAATAAGCTCTTGAGGAGGGTCGAGTACCCCCACGCCGAGGTCCTCGGGCCGGAAGCGAGCGTGGACGATATAAAAGACCTCATCAAGAGATGCGGCCAGGTGTTTATAAAGCCGATCTTCAAGGGCGGCGTAGGCAAGAAGGGCAAGGCCGGCCTCATAGGCAGGGCGAAGGACATCTCTACCGCCCTCAAGGAAAAGGAGCGGCTTTACTTCATCGAGCATACGTTCGGGCACACCTCTGTAAAGGCCGACGGAGTGACCTTCGAGGGAGGAGTTCCGGCAGAGCACGAAGTATACTTCTCCATATCTGATTCGACCCTCTTCCGCGCCCCCATGATGACCATCACCCATCACGGCGGCATGGACATAGAGGAGCTGCCCAAGGACAAGATAAGGGAAATACCCTTTGACCCGCTTACCGGCCTCAAGAGCTTTCATATCTCCAACGCCCTCACGGAGCTTGGAGCCCCGGGCGAGATAATAAGCCCGCTCGTGCAGAACCTGCCGAAGCTCTGGACCCTTTACAACAACTACGGCATGAGCATGCTTGAGCTCAACCCGATAAGGATGATGCCTGACAGCAAGGGAAGGCTTACGCCCGTGGCGTGCGACTTCAAATGCTCCTTCGACATCGACAACCCGGCCTGGAAGAGGCTCGACCTCCCGGCCCACCTTTTCGCCTCGGATTATTCGGAGTTCGAGCAGGAGATAAACCAGCTCAGGACCTACCAGGGGCAGAGCGACGTGTTCGTCATAAACCCGAAGGGCACCATTACCGCGCCGACCTTCGGCGGCGGGGCCAACGCCCTCGTCACAGAACTCCTGGGCGAGAGGGCGACCATATCCTCCGACTTCGGCGGAAACCCGCCCTATGAGAAGATGTTCCAGATATCCAGGATAGTCTTCAAGCACTGGATAAGGCAGTCGAACGTCCTTTTCATAATCGGCGGCAAGGCCAACAACACCGATATCTTCGAGACCTTCAGGGCCATGGCCGACGCCTTGAGGGACAACTTCAATACCAACGGCCCGACCCCTCTTTACGTTGTCATCGGAAGGGGAGGCCCGAACCTCATACGCGGTATGGCTTACATGAGGGACACGCTTGATAACCTCAAGCTCCCCTACAGGATATTCGGCCATGACAGCGCCATGAGCGAGGTCGTAAACTACGCCCTCAACGTGGACAAGTGGATGGAGAAGGACGGAAGGACTCAGCTCGCCAAGGCGATGGGGCTCGAGGCCGATACATCAGCCAAGGCCGTAGCGGCAGCCCGGTAA
- a CDS encoding CoA-binding protein: MHKQGVKEFPYYVGVNSLSELATREDRVCVLNILGNESRTVTPVSHVYSGGNIVFGTMPGRSGQVLETKLGNIPVFNSIKEGLKAGHKFNTAVIYLPPSGVKDGVAEAVKHNPGLTKVIILTEKVSAYDARIIRAMCQTNGVDVFGGNCLGVADAWNQVRIGGALGGNKPEESLVKGSVALFSNSGNFTTTIAVYLLTKGWGTTTSVSSGKDVYIHYGPKEFVHALHNDDRSKSAVIYVEPGGYYEHSLDIKKPAVACIVGRWKARLTKACGHAGSLAGSGDDAQAKENWFKECFGVKDIYTPQNPVFSRKGAVVTNIAYIPEALTKVMELNGIKPDFEPKGDLSLKCWFGSNASIQVPKELDAPTVKAEAPYDEQIEHINRQVGAQFPRQSMKDASGASMMDPVTQVTRVHNVSILDSSKRSLEENLVFSLLKRYPDEYGTELANVAFNAFLNHNGDPALAAADAAREAQSSPNCVVSTAISIIGKGRVRAALDASDLLLETFQASGLKGPHEKFDCSALLKGISPDAKESLTAAKGDETARAILKKVDGLGKKSVFIEFVKEAASGSPSTDALIAAIWTTLGWEPLIKRSISKITIAALPWYSRVFSSFVGCSVPASKQKKDSFCGVKNDELIEKWSFTDAAFLALIGRKPADKERFEFSMLLGLIISNGPGTISAQGSKGAVSSDGPEDPSRVQINKAFVGFLTHTGFAHGGNGYEAIAFLIDRFSGKGLKDPSSKKHGLDLKAIADEYSRGYAKYKANQKALGNIEYVKIPCVNHPVFKGKEVNYDPRERFVASLFEDKGVYNVFLDFYHNLVRSLFDFKISKDVYCVNIDAVIAVILLKIVWDAFNSGKMSNEEVESAAFTTFLFGRMIGCAAEIDDHINRGRNMDTRTAASKCSFVG; encoded by the coding sequence ATGCATAAGCAAGGCGTCAAGGAATTCCCATACTATGTCGGTGTAAACTCTCTTTCCGAGCTTGCCACGCGCGAAGACCGCGTCTGCGTGCTCAACATACTGGGCAACGAAAGCCGCACAGTGACCCCGGTGAGCCATGTCTACTCTGGCGGCAACATAGTCTTCGGGACAATGCCAGGCAGGTCAGGCCAGGTCCTCGAGACCAAGCTCGGCAACATCCCTGTCTTCAACTCGATCAAGGAAGGGCTCAAGGCGGGACACAAGTTCAATACCGCTGTCATATACCTGCCTCCGTCAGGCGTAAAGGACGGCGTTGCCGAGGCCGTAAAGCACAACCCAGGACTTACGAAGGTGATAATACTCACCGAGAAGGTCTCGGCCTATGACGCCAGGATAATAAGGGCGATGTGCCAGACCAACGGCGTTGATGTCTTCGGTGGAAACTGCCTCGGAGTCGCCGACGCATGGAACCAGGTGAGGATAGGCGGCGCGCTCGGCGGCAATAAACCCGAGGAATCACTCGTCAAGGGCTCTGTTGCCCTCTTCTCCAACTCAGGCAACTTTACCACCACTATAGCAGTCTACCTCCTTACGAAGGGCTGGGGCACCACAACCTCGGTATCGAGCGGAAAGGACGTATACATCCACTACGGCCCAAAAGAGTTCGTACACGCCCTGCATAACGACGACAGGTCAAAGTCCGCCGTTATCTACGTTGAGCCGGGCGGGTACTATGAGCACTCACTCGACATTAAGAAGCCTGCCGTAGCATGCATCGTGGGCCGCTGGAAGGCACGGCTCACCAAGGCATGCGGCCATGCCGGAAGCCTCGCCGGCTCAGGCGACGATGCGCAGGCTAAAGAGAACTGGTTCAAGGAGTGCTTCGGCGTTAAAGACATATATACCCCGCAGAACCCCGTATTTTCCAGGAAGGGCGCGGTGGTAACCAATATCGCCTACATACCTGAGGCGCTCACAAAGGTAATGGAGCTTAACGGCATCAAGCCTGATTTCGAACCCAAGGGCGACCTGTCGCTCAAGTGCTGGTTCGGCTCCAACGCCTCCATTCAGGTGCCCAAAGAGCTCGACGCGCCGACTGTCAAGGCTGAGGCGCCCTATGACGAGCAGATAGAGCACATAAACAGGCAGGTCGGCGCTCAGTTCCCAAGGCAGTCGATGAAGGACGCCTCAGGGGCCTCGATGATGGACCCTGTCACGCAAGTCACCAGGGTCCACAACGTCTCGATACTCGATTCGTCCAAGCGCTCCCTCGAAGAGAACCTAGTCTTCTCGCTCTTGAAGAGGTACCCTGATGAGTACGGCACAGAGCTTGCCAACGTCGCCTTTAACGCCTTCCTTAACCATAATGGGGACCCGGCGCTCGCTGCAGCTGATGCCGCAAGGGAGGCACAGAGCTCGCCGAACTGCGTCGTATCCACGGCGATATCGATCATCGGCAAAGGCAGGGTAAGGGCGGCCCTCGACGCGTCTGACCTCCTCCTTGAGACCTTCCAGGCCTCCGGGCTCAAGGGCCCCCATGAGAAGTTCGACTGCTCCGCCCTCTTAAAGGGTATCTCTCCGGATGCAAAGGAATCCCTTACCGCCGCCAAGGGCGATGAGACCGCCAGGGCAATACTTAAGAAGGTAGACGGCCTCGGCAAAAAGTCCGTCTTTATCGAGTTCGTAAAGGAGGCCGCTTCCGGCAGCCCCTCTACCGACGCGCTCATCGCGGCCATATGGACGACACTCGGCTGGGAACCGCTTATAAAGAGGAGCATATCGAAGATAACCATAGCAGCCCTTCCCTGGTACTCAAGGGTATTCTCATCGTTCGTCGGCTGCAGCGTGCCGGCTTCGAAGCAAAAGAAGGATAGCTTCTGCGGTGTCAAGAACGATGAGCTTATCGAAAAGTGGTCCTTTACCGACGCCGCGTTCCTGGCCCTTATCGGCAGGAAGCCGGCCGATAAGGAGAGGTTCGAGTTCTCAATGCTCCTGGGGCTCATCATCTCGAACGGCCCCGGCACCATATCGGCGCAGGGATCAAAGGGCGCGGTAAGCTCGGACGGCCCTGAGGACCCCTCAAGGGTCCAGATAAACAAGGCCTTCGTAGGTTTCCTGACGCACACCGGCTTTGCCCACGGCGGCAACGGTTACGAGGCCATCGCGTTCCTCATCGACAGATTCAGCGGCAAGGGCCTGAAGGACCCGTCGAGCAAAAAACACGGGCTAGACCTCAAGGCGATAGCCGACGAGTACTCAAGGGGCTACGCCAAGTACAAGGCCAACCAGAAGGCGCTCGGCAATATCGAGTACGTGAAGATACCTTGCGTCAACCACCCTGTTTTCAAGGGCAAGGAGGTCAACTACGACCCGAGGGAGAGGTTCGTGGCATCGCTCTTCGAAGACAAGGGCGTCTACAACGTATTCCTGGACTTCTATCACAACCTCGTGAGGTCGCTCTTCGACTTTAAGATCAGCAAGGACGTATACTGCGTAAATATCGACGCGGTCATCGCGGTTATCCTCCTGAAGATCGTCTGGGATGCCTTCAACTCCGGCAAGATGTCTAACGAGGAGGTCGAGTCGGCTGCCTTCACGACATTCCTCTTCGGCAGGATGATAGGCTGCGCCGCCGAGATAGACGACCATATCAACAGGGGGCGGAACATGGACACAAGGACAGCCGCCTCAAAGTGCTCATTCGTCGGATAA